From a single Paenibacillus sp. FSL W8-0426 genomic region:
- a CDS encoding ABC transporter substrate-binding protein, producing the protein MIRRKRACWVAAFMACVLLLGGCSIWPGQDDSATSKKVALTLWYWNRSIDDKLLAKAQEQFPNIQLTAQKIGGDFKAKLKTTLAARSGEPDIVALNDWIMELFPSEDRFYNLYDLGAGDIEDQYLEWKWKQGVTPSGQMIGFPMDTGPTALFYREDLFREAGLPSDPDEVSRQINSWEAYAAAGEKLKNAFGGKVFLTDNIGSVYNQVLSQGTDRYFQPDGTFLGLDSPLVKTSWDTAISFKEKGLLANADGWTPGWNAAMNNGEIASFVGAVWMKQVLQEAAPDTSGKWRVARAPGGDGNNGGSFLSILKSSEHPQEAFELIRWLQNPENQLEQYQTLNLFPSAPSVFDSPSMKEEEPFFGGQATGSVFAESAQHVPIAFFGERYPSVHGIITRRLNDIAKQNANPQQVWNDTVQRVDRELQR; encoded by the coding sequence ATGATCCGCCGAAAAAGAGCTTGCTGGGTCGCCGCATTCATGGCATGCGTTCTGCTATTGGGCGGGTGTTCCATTTGGCCAGGGCAGGACGATTCAGCGACCAGCAAAAAGGTAGCGCTTACATTGTGGTATTGGAACCGTTCCATTGACGACAAGCTGTTAGCCAAGGCACAGGAGCAGTTCCCCAACATTCAACTAACGGCCCAAAAAATCGGGGGCGACTTCAAAGCCAAACTCAAAACCACGCTTGCAGCCCGTTCCGGCGAACCGGATATCGTTGCGTTGAACGACTGGATCATGGAGCTCTTTCCGAGTGAGGACCGTTTCTATAACCTGTATGATCTCGGCGCGGGAGACATTGAAGACCAATATCTGGAGTGGAAGTGGAAACAAGGCGTGACGCCAAGCGGACAAATGATCGGATTCCCGATGGATACGGGACCAACCGCCCTGTTCTATCGCGAAGACCTGTTCCGGGAAGCCGGACTGCCGTCCGATCCGGATGAAGTATCCCGTCAGATCAACAGCTGGGAAGCTTATGCAGCGGCCGGCGAGAAGCTCAAGAATGCGTTCGGAGGCAAAGTGTTTCTGACCGACAATATTGGTAGCGTTTACAATCAAGTGTTGTCTCAAGGCACGGACCGCTACTTCCAGCCGGACGGAACGTTCCTTGGCCTGGATTCGCCTCTGGTCAAGACGAGCTGGGATACCGCGATATCCTTCAAGGAAAAGGGACTGCTGGCCAATGCCGACGGGTGGACTCCCGGCTGGAACGCAGCCATGAACAACGGGGAAATCGCCTCCTTCGTGGGCGCTGTATGGATGAAGCAAGTGCTGCAGGAGGCCGCCCCGGATACGTCCGGCAAATGGAGGGTAGCCCGTGCGCCGGGCGGGGATGGCAACAATGGCGGATCCTTTTTGTCCATTCTTAAATCCAGCGAACATCCGCAGGAAGCTTTTGAACTGATTCGCTGGCTGCAAAATCCGGAAAACCAATTGGAACAATACCAGACGTTGAACCTGTTCCCGTCCGCGCCAAGCGTATTCGATTCGCCTTCCATGAAAGAGGAAGAGCCTTTCTTTGGCGGGCAAGCTACCGGAAGCGTATTTGCCGAATCGGCACAACACGTCCCGATTGCCTTCTTTGGCGAAAGGTATCCTTCCGTGCATGGCATCATTACGCGGCGCCTGAACGATATCGCCAAGCAGAATGCCAATCCGCAGCAAGTATGGAATGATACGGTGCAACGCGTCGACCGCGAGCTGCAGCGTTAG
- a CDS encoding sugar ABC transporter permease has translation MAVTEPRLTPDQAGARPDLDRQKPLLSRIWENRSLYVAISPFYILFAVFGLFPIGFSLYLAFHKWDGIGIMTYNGLNNFKYMLTDAEFWQAVGNTFAIWIYSTIPMLFFALIIAFLLHAPFVKFRTLFRVGYFLPNVTSIVAVAIIFGALFANNYGFLNYLLQSVGLPVVEWLNAPWGIKVAISSMVVWRWTGYNAVIYLAGLQSIPQTLYEAARIDGASGVQSFFRITIPMLRPVILFTVITSTIGGMQLFTEPQILVGNDGGSGAAGMTIVLYLYRESFINNYFGYGAAVGWGMFLIIALFSIVNWKLVQGKSS, from the coding sequence ATGGCCGTAACTGAACCGCGCCTTACTCCGGATCAAGCCGGCGCACGCCCCGATCTGGATCGTCAGAAACCTCTCCTGTCCCGCATCTGGGAAAACCGCTCGTTATATGTAGCTATTTCGCCGTTTTATATTCTGTTTGCCGTCTTCGGACTCTTTCCGATCGGATTTTCATTATATCTTGCCTTCCACAAGTGGGATGGCATCGGCATCATGACCTATAACGGACTGAACAATTTCAAATACATGTTAACCGATGCCGAGTTCTGGCAGGCGGTGGGGAACACCTTTGCCATCTGGATCTACTCGACGATTCCGATGCTCTTCTTTGCCCTGATTATAGCCTTCCTGCTGCATGCACCGTTTGTGAAATTCCGTACCCTCTTCCGCGTCGGCTATTTTCTGCCCAACGTCACGTCCATCGTGGCCGTTGCCATTATTTTCGGGGCCTTGTTTGCCAACAATTACGGCTTCCTCAATTATTTGCTGCAATCGGTCGGCCTTCCGGTCGTGGAATGGCTGAATGCGCCATGGGGCATCAAGGTTGCGATTTCTTCCATGGTCGTCTGGCGCTGGACCGGGTATAATGCCGTCATTTACCTGGCCGGTCTCCAGAGCATTCCCCAAACGCTGTACGAAGCTGCCCGCATTGACGGGGCTTCGGGCGTGCAGTCCTTTTTCCGAATTACGATCCCGATGCTGCGGCCCGTCATTCTGTTCACAGTCATCACGTCGACCATCGGCGGCATGCAGCTGTTTACGGAACCGCAAATTCTGGTGGGCAATGACGGCGGATCAGGCGCTGCCGGAATGACGATCGTGCTTTATTTGTACCGGGAATCGTTCATCAACAACTATTTCGGATACGGTGCTGCCGTCGGGTGGGGCATGTTCCTGATCATCGCGCTGTTCTCGATCGTGAACTGGAAGCTCGTTCAAGGCAAGTCATCCTGA
- a CDS encoding carbohydrate ABC transporter permease, producing the protein MASKHLKSFVLYIGLAAGMIISMFPFYWLVVMSTRTTSDIYAFPPRLWFGGELWNNITRVMQQIDFWGAFVNTFLVAATVTLLVLFFDSLAGFAFAKFEFPGRKWLFVVLLATMMVPSQLSLVPSFVLMATFGWVGSFKALIIPGMVNAFGIFWIRQYATESIPSDLLDAGRIDGCGFFRLYWNVALPILRPAFAFLGAFTFIGVWNDYLWPLIVLTDERKYTLQIALSQLNGLYNTDYAMVIAGTLLAVIPLIVMFLFISRQFISDIAAGAVKD; encoded by the coding sequence ATGGCATCCAAACACCTCAAATCGTTCGTGCTTTATATCGGCTTGGCCGCAGGCATGATCATTTCGATGTTTCCGTTCTACTGGCTGGTCGTCATGTCTACCCGAACCACGTCCGACATTTATGCTTTTCCGCCCAGGCTCTGGTTCGGCGGGGAGCTATGGAACAACATCACCCGGGTGATGCAGCAAATCGACTTCTGGGGAGCTTTTGTAAACACGTTTCTCGTCGCAGCCACGGTCACGCTGCTGGTGCTGTTCTTCGATTCCCTTGCCGGTTTTGCCTTTGCAAAGTTTGAATTCCCCGGCAGAAAGTGGCTCTTCGTTGTGCTGCTCGCCACGATGATGGTACCTTCGCAGCTGTCGCTCGTTCCATCGTTCGTGTTGATGGCTACCTTCGGCTGGGTCGGCTCGTTCAAAGCATTGATCATTCCGGGCATGGTCAACGCCTTCGGCATATTCTGGATCCGGCAGTATGCGACCGAGTCGATTCCAAGCGACCTGCTCGACGCGGGTCGGATCGACGGATGCGGATTCTTCCGACTATACTGGAACGTTGCCCTACCGATCTTGCGACCTGCCTTTGCTTTCCTCGGCGCCTTCACGTTCATCGGCGTATGGAACGACTATTTGTGGCCGCTTATCGTCCTGACCGACGAACGAAAGTACACGCTGCAGATTGCGTTATCCCAACTGAACGGGCTATACAACACGGACTATGCCATGGTTATCGCCGGCACGCTGCTGGCAGTCATTCCGCTCATCGTCATGTTCCTGTTCATCAGCCGCCAGTTCATCTCGGATATCGCAGCCGGGGCAGTAAAAGATTAA
- the gntK gene encoding gluconokinase, translating to MASSRYMIGVDIGTTSTKAVLFEQNGTIVAQGSVDYPLYTPTPAIAEQDADDIFNAVLASVKQATSTAGIQPGEVMLVSFSSAMHSILPVDEHGKPLMRAMTWADNRSAEWTEALKADMNGHEIYLRTGTPIHPMSPLTKIMWFTREEPELFKRTHKLVSMKEYVFYQLFSDYVIDHSMASATGMMNLEKLDWDEEALHVAGITPEHLSKLVPTTHVIKQGLNPEHAKAMGIAETTPFVIGASDGVLSNLGVNAIDPGVVAVTIGTSGAIRTVVDKPVTDPKGRFFCYALTENAWVIGGPVNNGGVIFRWIRDEFAASEVETAKRLGIDPYEVLTRVAENVPPGSEGLLFHPYMTGERAPLWNPNARGSFFGLTLHHKKEHMIRAALEGVLFNLYTVMLAIEEKIGRPAKIQATGGFARSELWRQMMADIFDQDVIIPESIESSCLGAAVLGLYALGRIDSLSAVSGMIGSTHRHKPDPDSVRVYRELLPIFIRISRKFDEEYADIAAFQNKAARQ from the coding sequence ATGGCTTCTTCACGTTATATGATCGGCGTGGATATCGGCACTACCTCCACCAAGGCCGTCCTGTTCGAACAAAACGGAACGATCGTGGCCCAGGGCAGTGTCGATTATCCGCTATACACGCCTACGCCTGCCATTGCGGAGCAGGATGCGGACGACATTTTCAACGCCGTCTTGGCTTCGGTCAAACAGGCTACCTCCACTGCAGGCATTCAGCCGGGCGAGGTCATGCTGGTGTCATTCAGTTCGGCGATGCATAGCATCTTGCCCGTAGACGAGCATGGCAAACCGTTAATGCGGGCCATGACTTGGGCGGACAACCGTAGCGCCGAATGGACGGAAGCGCTCAAAGCCGATATGAACGGCCACGAAATATATTTGCGGACCGGGACGCCGATTCACCCGATGTCGCCTTTGACCAAAATCATGTGGTTCACCCGGGAAGAGCCCGAGTTGTTCAAACGGACGCACAAACTGGTTTCCATGAAAGAATATGTATTCTACCAGCTGTTCTCCGACTACGTCATCGACCATTCCATGGCATCGGCTACCGGAATGATGAACCTGGAGAAGCTGGATTGGGACGAAGAAGCGCTCCATGTCGCGGGCATTACGCCGGAACACCTGTCCAAGCTCGTGCCGACAACCCATGTGATCAAACAAGGGTTGAATCCGGAACACGCCAAGGCGATGGGAATTGCCGAAACGACTCCTTTCGTGATCGGAGCAAGCGACGGCGTACTCTCCAATCTCGGGGTCAACGCCATCGATCCGGGCGTGGTCGCGGTCACGATCGGTACCAGCGGCGCCATCCGTACGGTCGTGGACAAACCCGTAACCGATCCGAAGGGACGCTTTTTCTGTTACGCACTCACCGAGAATGCATGGGTGATCGGCGGTCCGGTCAACAACGGCGGCGTGATCTTCCGCTGGATTCGCGACGAATTCGCCGCATCGGAGGTAGAGACGGCCAAACGGCTCGGCATCGATCCGTACGAAGTGCTTACCCGGGTTGCCGAAAACGTGCCTCCGGGTTCCGAAGGCTTGCTGTTCCACCCTTACATGACGGGAGAACGCGCCCCACTCTGGAATCCGAATGCGCGCGGCTCCTTCTTCGGCCTGACGCTGCATCACAAAAAGGAGCATATGATCCGCGCGGCGCTCGAAGGCGTGCTCTTCAACCTGTACACGGTGATGTTGGCCATCGAGGAAAAAATCGGACGCCCCGCCAAAATCCAGGCTACGGGCGGCTTTGCCCGCTCCGAGCTGTGGCGGCAGATGATGGCCGACATCTTCGATCAGGATGTCATCATTCCGGAAAGCATCGAGAGCTCCTGCCTGGGCGCAGCCGTACTCGGCCTGTATGCGCTGGGCCGCATCGATTCGCTGAGCGCCGTATCGGGCATGATCGGTTCGACCCACCGGCACAAGCCGGACCCGGACAGCGTGCGTGTCTACCGCGAGCTGCTGCCGATCTTCATCCGCATCTCGCGCAAATTCGATGAAGAATACGCGGACATCGCCGCTTTCCAGAACAAGGCTGCACGGCAATAA
- a CDS encoding MraY family glycosyltransferase: MLYLAAFLLSFAVVVLLIPPLGRLAHRLDFVDKPREDVERKLHRQPIPLTASYAIFTGFFLTYILFTKQLSMETAALFVGGMLLLTIGTIDDWYKTKGKDFPALPKMIIQISAAVLVFASGIAFTGFVNPLTSEYVMLPVWLQFILTILWIFGVTTVINFSDGMDGLAGGLSAISAVTLFVVALAKGQADSALMSIVLVGVTVGYLKYNKPPAKVFMGDAGATFLGFILAVIALDGAFKQATMLSLFIPILALGVPIFDNIFVVVKRFLQGKAIYQADASQAHYRLLRAGLSHKQVVGVLYLISTCLCLSSIILLLVER, from the coding sequence ATGTTATATTTAGCTGCATTTCTGTTGTCATTTGCTGTCGTGGTCCTGCTCATTCCTCCGCTTGGGCGTCTTGCCCACCGTCTTGATTTCGTGGACAAGCCCCGCGAGGACGTGGAGCGCAAACTCCACAGGCAGCCCATTCCGCTGACGGCAAGCTATGCGATATTTACAGGATTTTTTCTTACATATATTTTGTTCACCAAACAGTTGTCTATGGAAACGGCCGCCCTGTTCGTCGGCGGGATGCTGCTTCTGACGATCGGCACCATCGACGATTGGTATAAAACGAAGGGCAAGGACTTTCCAGCGCTGCCCAAAATGATTATCCAGATTTCCGCGGCGGTGCTCGTTTTTGCCTCAGGCATCGCTTTTACGGGATTCGTTAATCCGCTGACGTCCGAATATGTCATGCTCCCGGTCTGGCTGCAGTTCATCCTGACCATTCTATGGATTTTCGGCGTAACTACCGTCATTAACTTTTCCGACGGTATGGACGGGCTGGCTGGCGGACTTTCGGCCATTTCCGCTGTCACGCTGTTCGTCGTAGCGCTGGCGAAAGGACAGGCTGATTCAGCCCTGATGTCCATCGTACTGGTAGGCGTCACGGTTGGTTATCTGAAATACAACAAGCCGCCTGCGAAAGTGTTCATGGGTGATGCGGGCGCAACCTTCCTAGGTTTCATCCTGGCAGTCATCGCTCTTGACGGAGCATTCAAGCAAGCAACGATGCTGTCGCTCTTTATTCCGATCCTTGCGCTTGGCGTACCGATCTTTGACAACATCTTTGTCGTGGTCAAACGTTTCCTGCAAGGAAAAGCGATCTACCAGGCCGATGCCAGCCAAGCCCACTATCGTCTGCTTCGGGCAGGCTTGAGCCATAAACAGGTCGTAGGCGTGCTCTATCTGATCAGCACATGCCTGTGCCTGTCATCGATCATTCTGCTGCTCGTCGAGCGATAG
- a CDS encoding LysR family transcriptional regulator has product MNRAQLELFVQVAETGSFTRAGEKLNITQPAVSRSISALENELGVRLMIRDRRQGLMLTDIGSRLLVQSRVILKQFEQMEQLVAAEKGLEIGKIRIGSFPMTSTHLLPRVIRDIRERYPGIEFDLREGTVNDIREWLDQREIDVGLIIASEQGEFESIPLLEEEMQLVCRDDHALASETVLSIRQLEGVAFIICNGGYEVPIYDIFRRSKAGLNVSFTVHNVNACLNMVQEGLGVALLPTMLLAGLPAELKAIKLEPKIYREVDLALPSFAEASSATKLFVETVQRLYGRSGRSGSNNVIQNGLM; this is encoded by the coding sequence ATGAATAGAGCACAATTGGAATTATTCGTTCAAGTAGCCGAAACCGGCAGCTTCACCCGGGCCGGGGAAAAGCTGAACATCACGCAACCTGCCGTCAGCCGGTCCATCTCCGCATTGGAGAACGAGCTGGGCGTCAGGCTGATGATCCGCGACCGCCGCCAAGGACTGATGCTGACCGATATCGGCAGCCGCCTGCTTGTCCAGAGCCGCGTCATTTTGAAGCAGTTTGAACAGATGGAACAATTGGTCGCTGCCGAGAAAGGGTTGGAAATCGGCAAGATTCGCATCGGATCGTTCCCAATGACGTCTACGCACCTGCTGCCACGCGTCATTCGCGACATTCGCGAACGTTACCCGGGCATTGAATTCGACTTGCGTGAAGGAACGGTAAACGACATTAGGGAGTGGCTGGACCAACGCGAAATCGATGTCGGCCTGATTATTGCATCGGAGCAGGGGGAATTCGAGAGCATTCCGCTGCTTGAAGAAGAGATGCAGCTTGTGTGCAGAGATGACCATGCGCTGGCAAGCGAAACCGTACTGTCCATCCGCCAGCTTGAAGGCGTGGCTTTCATTATCTGCAACGGCGGTTACGAGGTGCCGATCTATGACATCTTCCGGCGCAGCAAGGCAGGACTGAACGTCAGTTTCACGGTCCATAACGTCAACGCTTGCCTGAACATGGTTCAGGAGGGGCTCGGCGTGGCATTGCTGCCGACCATGCTTCTCGCCGGGCTGCCGGCAGAACTGAAGGCCATTAAGCTGGAGCCTAAAATCTACCGTGAGGTAGACCTGGCCTTGCCTTCGTTTGCCGAAGCATCCAGTGCGACGAAATTGTTCGTAGAAACCGTGCAGCGGCTGTATGGAAGGTCTGGTCGCAGCGGCAGCAACAACGTCATTCAAAACGGCCTGATGTAA
- a CDS encoding DMT family transporter, translating into MQLSRFKTNVYLGILVLLWGWNWPLTKYGLIFMPPLLFAGFRLLIGGVILVLIALPRLRMLRLKENWPVYALSALLNIVFYYGFQTVGLAHAPAGLFSSIVFLQPVLIGIGAWLWLGESMNAIKIVGLVLGFAGVATISIGGITGNVSAAGIALALASAISWALGAIYMKKNAARVDGLWMTATSVLAGGIVLTATGSITESWASVRWTIPFMLDTLFIALLVIALGWLLYFKLLGSGEASKVGSFTFLIPLVSILTSVLMFGESVSLNLIAGLVLILFSIVLVNRRTAGPQTAKSSAS; encoded by the coding sequence ATGCAGCTTTCCCGTTTCAAAACGAACGTATATCTCGGCATTCTTGTCCTCCTGTGGGGCTGGAACTGGCCGCTCACGAAGTATGGGTTAATCTTTATGCCTCCGCTTCTGTTTGCAGGCTTCCGCCTGCTGATCGGGGGCGTCATTCTCGTGCTCATCGCCCTTCCGCGGCTGCGCATGCTGCGGCTAAAGGAGAACTGGCCCGTGTATGCCCTGTCCGCACTACTGAACATCGTGTTTTACTACGGTTTTCAGACCGTTGGTTTGGCCCATGCGCCGGCAGGCCTGTTCTCCTCCATCGTTTTCCTGCAGCCCGTGCTGATTGGCATTGGAGCCTGGCTATGGCTGGGCGAGTCGATGAATGCCATCAAAATCGTCGGACTGGTGCTCGGCTTCGCAGGGGTCGCCACGATCAGCATCGGAGGCATCACGGGCAACGTCTCGGCAGCGGGCATCGCGTTGGCGCTGGCCTCTGCCATTAGCTGGGCCCTCGGCGCGATTTATATGAAAAAAAATGCGGCTCGCGTCGACGGGCTATGGATGACGGCAACGTCGGTATTGGCCGGAGGCATCGTGTTGACGGCCACGGGAAGCATCACTGAGAGCTGGGCCTCGGTGCGCTGGACGATTCCGTTCATGCTGGACACATTGTTCATTGCACTGCTGGTCATCGCGCTGGGATGGTTGCTGTATTTCAAACTGCTCGGCTCCGGCGAAGCCAGCAAGGTCGGTTCGTTCACCTTCCTGATTCCGCTGGTCTCCATCCTGACCAGCGTGCTCATGTTCGGCGAGAGCGTCAGCCTGAATCTGATTGCCGGCCTGGTCCTGATTTTGTTCAGCATCGTGCTGGTTAATCGCCGCACAGCAGGACCGCAAACGGCTAAATCCTCAGCTTCATAA
- the thrC gene encoding threonine synthase gives MEFISTRGNVGGIGFVDSILMGLADDGGLLVPTAIPQLSSETLQSWQSLSYQELATEVFSLYIGDDIPKDDLRKLVDDSYGTFRHPEVTPVRHLQDNEYVLELFHGPTFAFKDVALQFLGNLYAYVSRKRDIKVNILGATSGDTGASAIEGVSGKEGIRICILHPHGKVSKVQELQMTTVHSDNVLNLSVDGNFDDCQRIIKELFADVDFKHRYHLRAINSINIARILAQTVYYFYAYFRLNKANGATINFSVPTGNFGDIFAGYLAKRMGLPIGKLILATNENNILERFVSEGVYQPGAFRSTHSPSMDIQVASNFERYLYYLYQEDASAVVALMDQFKNEGKVVIPEDKLAIVQRDFAAYGVKNQECLDKIAEIHAGTGYLLDPHTSCGVVAAEHRGSRDEINVTLATAHPAKFNESIALVNIEQEYPEQIQALFEKPQYQTTVGNSNEEIAQQLEKFF, from the coding sequence ATGGAATTTATTAGCACACGGGGAAATGTCGGCGGCATCGGTTTTGTGGACTCCATTTTGATGGGGCTTGCCGACGACGGCGGCCTGCTCGTACCGACGGCCATACCACAATTATCATCCGAAACACTTCAATCCTGGCAGTCGCTCAGCTATCAGGAGCTCGCTACGGAAGTGTTCTCGCTATACATTGGTGACGACATTCCGAAGGACGACCTTCGGAAACTGGTAGACGACAGCTATGGCACGTTCCGTCATCCGGAAGTAACGCCAGTGCGGCACTTGCAAGACAACGAATACGTGTTGGAACTGTTCCATGGGCCTACATTTGCCTTCAAGGACGTTGCTCTGCAATTCCTCGGCAACCTGTACGCTTACGTCTCCCGCAAACGCGACATCAAAGTCAACATACTCGGCGCTACTTCGGGTGATACCGGCGCTTCCGCCATTGAAGGCGTAAGCGGCAAGGAAGGCATCCGGATCTGTATCCTGCATCCGCACGGCAAAGTCAGCAAAGTGCAGGAGCTGCAAATGACGACCGTGCACAGCGACAACGTGCTCAACCTGTCCGTCGACGGCAACTTCGACGACTGCCAGCGCATTATCAAGGAACTGTTCGCAGACGTTGATTTCAAGCATCGTTATCACTTGCGTGCCATCAATTCCATTAACATCGCCCGTATTTTGGCACAAACCGTGTATTATTTCTACGCATACTTCCGTCTGAACAAGGCGAACGGAGCTACGATTAACTTTAGCGTGCCGACAGGCAATTTCGGCGACATTTTCGCGGGTTACCTGGCTAAACGGATGGGACTGCCGATCGGCAAACTCATCCTGGCTACGAATGAAAACAATATCCTGGAACGCTTCGTCAGCGAAGGCGTTTATCAGCCTGGCGCATTCCGCAGCACGCATAGCCCATCGATGGACATTCAGGTGGCAAGCAACTTCGAGCGTTACCTGTACTATCTGTACCAAGAGGATGCCTCCGCGGTTGTTGCGCTGATGGACCAATTCAAAAACGAAGGCAAAGTGGTCATCCCTGAGGACAAACTGGCCATCGTTCAGCGCGATTTTGCAGCTTATGGCGTTAAAAACCAGGAGTGTCTCGATAAAATCGCCGAAATTCATGCCGGCACGGGCTACCTGCTTGACCCGCATACTTCTTGCGGCGTTGTGGCCGCGGAGCATCGCGGCAGCCGGGATGAAATCAACGTGACCTTGGCCACTGCTCATCCGGCTAAATTCAACGAATCGATTGCACTCGTGAACATCGAGCAGGAGTACCCTGAGCAGATTCAGGCTTTGTTCGAGAAGCCGCAGTATCAAACGACCGTTGGCAATTCCAATGAGGAAATCGCCCAACAATTGGAGAAGTTTTTCTGA
- the cydC gene encoding thiol reductant ABC exporter subunit CydC: MQGRYEGEAMEGKAPRRGWIAPHAFRHRWRFVLVIALGTLAALCAVMLLFTSGYLISKSALRPENILMVYVPIVGVRAFGIFRAVFRYAERLAGHDAVLRVLADQRVKLYRILEPQALFLRSRMRAGDVLGALADDVERLQDIYLRTVFPAVTSLILYAAAVAAFGSMDPGFALWIGLYLLVLVGILPALSLKMTWKLHVRMKRENANLYTRLTDGVLGLGDWMASGRVREFVLQQEAEEGRADEVRGRLQQWTRWRDLLAQCVIGLTVCSVTIWAGGQAFAGHVPAVMIAAFALVVFPLAEAVLPVSEAVQHIPRYRESLDRLRRLEGTEGEQGQQKEAEPRLERMSPNPAEPSLERLSDHRIRIRIHPKHKADIRLDRVSFRYGQDDEDAVHELTLHLPQGKRLAILGRSGGGKSTLLKLIQGALEPSAGKVLFNEQPVQSLGESLPEVISVLNQHPHLFDTTVANNLRIGRPDATDEQLRRVAAQVGLADLIQSLPLGYETPMLETGQRFSGGERQRIALARVLLRDTPVVILDEPTVGLDPMTERALMRTMLESMQGKTMIWVTHHLMGAEQMDELIFMENGRIAMRGSHEQLLAKEERYRRLVELDRPGWAGNAKREPWAQTWQKPEPLFNRKI, from the coding sequence ATGCAAGGTAGATATGAAGGGGAGGCAATGGAAGGCAAAGCGCCACGGCGTGGCTGGATTGCTCCCCATGCGTTCCGGCATCGCTGGCGCTTCGTGCTCGTTATAGCGCTCGGCACGCTTGCTGCGCTGTGCGCGGTTATGCTGCTGTTCACCTCCGGCTATCTGATCTCCAAGTCTGCCCTCCGTCCGGAAAACATCTTGATGGTGTATGTGCCGATTGTAGGCGTGCGTGCATTCGGCATCTTTCGGGCGGTATTCCGGTATGCCGAACGTCTCGCCGGTCATGATGCGGTATTGCGCGTGCTTGCCGATCAACGCGTGAAATTGTACCGCATCCTTGAACCGCAAGCCTTGTTCCTGCGTTCCCGCATGCGGGCCGGGGATGTACTGGGCGCATTGGCGGATGATGTGGAACGGCTGCAGGACATCTACCTGCGCACCGTATTCCCGGCGGTTACCTCGCTGATTCTCTATGCGGCAGCCGTGGCGGCGTTTGGCAGCATGGACCCGGGATTCGCGCTTTGGATCGGTCTGTATCTGCTGGTTTTGGTAGGCATCCTGCCCGCCTTGTCCCTTAAGATGACATGGAAGCTGCATGTGCGGATGAAACGGGAAAACGCCAACCTGTACACCCGCTTAACGGACGGCGTATTGGGATTGGGCGACTGGATGGCCAGTGGACGCGTACGCGAATTCGTCCTGCAGCAGGAGGCGGAGGAAGGGCGGGCCGATGAGGTTCGCGGCAGATTGCAGCAATGGACGCGCTGGCGCGACCTGCTTGCCCAGTGCGTTATCGGCCTGACGGTCTGCTCCGTCACCATCTGGGCAGGCGGACAAGCCTTTGCCGGGCATGTCCCGGCAGTGATGATCGCGGCCTTTGCGCTGGTCGTGTTTCCGCTTGCGGAAGCGGTACTGCCCGTGTCCGAAGCGGTCCAGCATATCCCGAGGTATCGGGAATCGCTGGACCGCTTGCGGCGGTTGGAAGGTACCGAGGGCGAACAAGGGCAGCAGAAGGAAGCCGAGCCCCGCCTGGAGCGCATGTCGCCGAATCCCGCCGAGCCAAGCCTGGAACGGCTGTCTGACCATCGCATCCGCATTCGGATTCATCCGAAGCACAAAGCGGATATCCGCCTGGACCGCGTCAGCTTTCGCTACGGCCAGGATGACGAGGACGCTGTGCATGAACTCACGCTTCATCTGCCGCAAGGCAAGCGACTGGCGATCCTTGGGCGGAGCGGCGGCGGCAAATCGACGCTGCTTAAACTTATTCAAGGCGCGCTTGAACCATCCGCCGGAAAAGTGTTATTCAACGAACAGCCTGTACAGTCCCTCGGCGAGAGCCTGCCTGAGGTGATTTCCGTATTAAACCAGCATCCGCATCTGTTTGATACGACGGTGGCAAACAATTTGCGGATCGGCCGTCCGGATGCGACAGACGAACAACTGCGCCGCGTTGCAGCCCAAGTAGGGCTTGCCGACCTCATTCAGTCGCTGCCCCTGGGTTACGAAACGCCGATGCTGGAGACGGGCCAACGATTCTCGGGCGGTGAGCGGCAGCGGATCGCGCTGGCGCGGGTTCTGCTTCGTGATACGCCCGTTGTCATCCTCGACGAACCGACGGTAGGGCTTGATCCGATGACGGAACGCGCGCTGATGCGCACGATGCTGGAAAGCATGCAGGGCAAAACGATGATCTGGGTGACCCATCACCTGATGGGCGCCGAACAGATGGATGAGCTGATCTTTATGGAGAACGGGCGAATTGCGATGCGGGGCTCCCACGAACAGCTGCTGGCGAAGGAAGAACGATATCGTCGCTTGGTGGAACTGGATCGACCGGGATGGGCGGGAAACGCTAAACGGGAGCCTTGGGCACAGACCTGGCAAAAGCCCGAGCCGCTTTTCAATCGGAAGATATAA